The stretch of DNA TCAGAAATGTCAAGTAATACAAGGGACCCAGTAGGGTTGTTGGaggtatttttttatttttttatgaaaaatctAAGCAGTGTTCGTTTTGGTAGATATATAAAATTGGTTTAATTGTtaggaaaaaattaaaatgttcaAATTTTATCTTATAAAAAAGCTAATAAATAGACCGAAtataaaaagagaagaaaaatcgGATTTCTTAAGTAATCAAACCTAAATTCAAAAGAAATCGGTATTGACGATAATTATTTCTGTTTGATCGAAATGTTAATTCATTGCCAGTtttgataataataatttttttaaacattacCACTCTCAATTTTTTAAACATTACCTAATAATTATTaggtttttttatttaaactataaaaattaataatgcaTCACATTTATCATCGACTTTGCTTTGAATCGTTGGCTTCTTCTCTATTTGTCTTCTATTTTCCATACTCGAATGATGAGATAAAAACGACGGATTTTGATATCACGGAATTGAGTTTCATGCAATTGTTAATAAATTATAGTTTTAAATAAACTAATATATTACGCTTATAAAAAAACAAGTCGTTGTAGTATAGTGGTAAGTATTCCCGCCTGTCACGCGGGTGACCCGGGTTcgatccccggcaacggcgttttcattttttgatgaaaatggTTGCCAAAATTTGTTATCAACAAAGAGACTTTACTCACAGGGGGTGACTGCAGGCAATATCAGGGGTTAAAGCCAGCTGCTCCTCCACCATGCCACAAATCTTGTCGGAAACTTGATTTTTTTGGGGCCACTTTAATTTGGTCCTGCATTGTTCAGAAGTATTCATAAtagattatttaataaaatatttaatatttttgactTTTGTGCTTTCTAGAGTTTAATAACAAATTGCTAACAAATTCTTCGTTTTTGAAATCGATACAAAATATTATCTTAACAAAGTATTGCGTACATTTATATGCAATCTTAGTGTATTCGTAAAAATTTATATGAGATCGCTTCACATAGACATATTTATTATCCGATCCgacttaaaaaaatattaagcaTTGATATTCAAAGAGTACATGGGATAATCCACACTATTAATTAACCTAGATCAGATAAGATATGAAACGTCGAGATCCACTGATGTGAAATCCACAAGAGGTAATAAAAACTAAGTACGGTTTGATTGGTGGGCGACGACCAATGAAAATCATCTCTCCtaaaacaaattaaatttattaattttaattaacacCTCTTTAATATTCtagtaaataaaatttaaaaatgtgaGTATTGTAAACTGTATATATAGCAAAGTCAAACCCGACAAAAttaccataaaaaataataatcatcgAGGGAGAgaatgtaaaataaataaaaatatgtttgtTCTAAAAGAATAATAGGACAATACTTAATATTTTTTTCGTTTGTTCGAAAAATCAAAGTGTGAAGGAATCCAACGCTGAATCATGGTTCCAAACAAACAATACTTAGGTTGTTTGGAATCTTCAGTTGCCTCAGATTCTGCAGAATCTAATTCCGGATTCCTCTCCATGATTTCCAACCACTCATGACTCATAAcaagaataatttttattatttacctataataaataaattaattaaacagtTAAAAATTAATGAAGAATTTTCCTAAATATACAtcatgagtaggtctcatgtgagaccgtctcacggatcacaatctgtgagacgggtcaactctacccatattcacaataaaaagtaatactcttagcataaaaagtaatacttttccatggattatccaaataaagatccgtctcacaaaatacgacccgtgagaccgtctcacacaagtttttgccatacaTCAATATCACATAcacatatataattttattttctatctGAAGTTACGATTAAGGAGTAGCTGTTTCACTTTTTTTTTGGACGTTTTAACAATTTTATggaatataattttgatatcacCTTCTACTACAATAAAAGAATCAAGCAGAATGAgaatttgggtcatccatgaaaaaatattattttttatgctaagataattaatttttattgtgaatatcgttatGATTGACCCGTataacagataaagattcgtgatagtGTATCACAAGAAACCTAATCTTTCCATAAACGCTCACACTTctctttttaaatgattttttatataTCAAGTAAAGAAGAAAAAGTAAAAGGAAATAAATACAATTTTACGTAAAATTGCCAGTATTTGAGGTTTGACTAGATCCGAGAAGATTGGagtaataaagaaaataaagaagGAAACAAAAGTAGACGCATACTTTTCCGATATAAGATCACCTCTATCATAAATAACAAAGCTAGTGGTGTAAAAGACCTTATGTGAAAGGTTGTGAAATACATTTGTGAAGAGGAAACTATGTCTCTGCTAAATGATCTCATCAACTTGAACCTCTCCGAGGTCACTGAAAAAGTCATTGCTGAGTATATATGGTCAGTTCCTTCATTTTTTGTTCTTTTTATATTTAATCATGGACCCTTTTTTTCGTATTTTTGCCACTTTTTTCCCTATTCTTGATGCTTGGTTGAGATTTTCGCCATCTTAAGTTTCTGGGGTTTTTTTGGTTGTGCTTTAAATTGATTTTGTATGTGTCTTTGGAGGGATCGTTGATCTAATGCTTCTAATATGTTCAGTGGAGATGCAGTATGTAGGTGTCATAATAAGAGTTTGGATCTTTTTGGATTGTTGGAGATTTATGTTTTTGGGAAGGAAGAAGGCATCTTGGTTTAGTATATCTGTTTTCTGTCAATGGCTGTGTTCTTATAATCGATGATAGCATTTCTTGTGTGTTATGATGCCAAATTGTAAGCTGGTAAATGATTTTCTTATTTTAgtttttaactaatttattgcTCCATAagatttttttgtttcttttgtcCGATCTCTACAAACTGATGGATAATTTTGATCATGGGCATAGTATATTACCATAGAATTCGATTTCCTGACACTAATGATTTAGTATATGATCCAGGATTGGTGGATCTGGCATGGATCTTCGGAGTAAGGCCAGGGTAACTCGTTTTCTCTTAAAATAGATTCACATTAGCACATGCAACTTGGATTCTAGGCTAGTGGTGATTTAATTACGACTTTTAATGGCCAAAGTTTTACATCTTTTTCTTTCAGAAAACcgtgaaatttgaaaaaaatttatctGGCACCTTCCTCAAGATGCCTGTTTGTTTATATGTGTGTGCTATTTGACAGACTCTCTCTGGTCCGGTGTCTGATCCATCCAAGCTTCCTAAGTGGAACTATGACGGTTCTAGCACAGGTCAAGCCCCGGGAGAAGACAGTGAAGTTATTTTATAGTATGCCTTTTTTTTTACCTTTTTTTTATTGCaaatgattattatttttctgTATTGTTACTTCCCCATTTATATATTACAAACTTTTGTTTATTTCTTACAGCCCCCAGGCAATTTTCCCTGATCCATTCAGGAGAGGAAACCATATACTTGTAAGTGCTTTCTCTCTATGGATGTGAGTGATTCACCCTTGTAAGCTTTGTAGAGTTTTATGGTCCAGCTCATCAAGATTAACTATGGAAGTTAGAGCTCTTCGAGATCTAGTAGAACTTGGTCAAGTTGCCAGATGCCTGTAACAAAATTCGATTAGCATGCAAGTTTTTTGACTTGAAAACTCGAAGGTTTTTGGAAGAATAAAAACTAGTAAATCGTCATTCATGTCTTCTAGATTATTTATAAgaatttttcaaataaattaaatatactcCTAATTAATATGACTAGAGATTGAGTAGCTTGTTATGAGGAGATAGACTCAGTTGGCTATTCAAGTAATTCGTACTCTGCTCATGTTTTCTCCAAACAAAGAAAAAATCAAGTTTTGACTGACCCGCCATCGCATCTAGATTGTTGATTTTTGGTCCCAATACGATGGAGAATTACTCCAATTGGCACCTCATTATTTTACCTTATGGTTTTTAGAAAGGGTATTTTATGGTTTTTGGTTTCCACAGGTCATGTGTGATGCATACACACCCGCTGGCGACCCTATTCCTACAAACAAGAGATACAATGCTGCCAAAGTATTTAGCAATCCTGAGGTTGCGGCTGAGGAACCTTGGTATGACCTGATCCACACTGCATTGCGATGTATCATTTATTTTGTCAAACTCTGGTTATATAGAACAAAATATTTCGTTTTATGGTCAAAATACAGGTATGGGATAGAGCAAGAGTACACTTTGTTACAAAAAGATGTGAAGTGGCCGTATGGATGGCCTGTTGGAGGATTCCCAGGACCTCAGGTAATGGAACGAACGATGTATTAATTGTGAGGGAATTTCAATTTCTAAATATAAATGTATTTACTTGGAATGGATTTGTGTATGACTAACTTGTTCGTGCTTACGTGTAGGGACCATACTATTGTGGAATTGGTGCTGATAAGGCGTTTGgccgtgatattgttgatgctCATTACAAAGCATGTCTATATGCTGGAATCAACATCAGCGGCATCAATGGTGAAGTAATGCCTGGCCAGGTATACTATAACGGTTTCTTATCAATCACGATCATACTTTGCATTAGAATTGGTACATCAAACTGGACGTTTTTGTGTCTAAATACTTTATGACATGATTAGTTACTGCTTGTCCTAATGTTGCTCAGTGGGAATATCAAGTTGGGCCGGCCGTGGGGATATCTTCAGGTGACCAGCTATGGGTGTCCCGTTACCTTCTTGAGGTACTTAAGCTCGAACCCAATTTAAAACCATTCACTCTTTACGCCATTCTCGACATTTTCTTTGTTTCATGACAGAGGATCACAGAGATAGCTGGAGTCGTGGTTTCTTTCGATCCAAAGCCCATCCCAGTACGTCGTTTTCTTTCCAGTGTCAAGTTTTTGGTTGCTTTTGCGGTATGATTTGCACAAGGCCGTGCAAAAGTTTAAACAATTTTTACCTTTTCGTTGCCGTTTTATCAGGGTGACTGGAATGGAGCCGGAGCTCACACAAATTACAGGTCCAATACAACAGCTTTTAGGTTTATCTTATTACATTTCCGTTGAAATCTAACACTAAACCTTTGAAAAACTTCAGTACCAAGTCCATGAGAGAGGATGGAGGTTATGAAGTCATCAAGAAAGCAATCGACAAGCTTGGCTTGAGGCACAAAGCACACATTGCTGCTTATGGTGAAGGCAATGAACGCCGTCTCACTGGAAAGCATGAAACAGCCGACATAAACACCTTCTTATGGGTAAATCACTACTTCCAATCTGTAGAATCCTACTTCGGTTAGATTGAAGTTCAGTTACCGATGATTCTGTGGGTTCGGTTGTTTTACAGGGTGTGGCGAACCGAGGAGCCTCGATTAGGGTCGGCAGGGACACGGAGAAGGCTGGGAAAGGCTATTTTGAGGACCGGAGGCCTGCTTCAAACATGGATCCTTATGTTGTCACTTCCATGATTGCTGAGACGACTATTCTATGGAAGGCATGAAAAAGATCAGCAGCGAAGATGACTTCACCTATGAATTAATGATGTCTTGTTTCGTTGATGGTTTTCCTGATTGGAATTTGGTGCAACTTCTCAAGCCAAACTTTCTAAATTTTATGTCTGCTGCTTTATAAATAATTCTTTACCTTCAAGAATATGAAAATCAGTTGTCCACTTCGAAAATATTTGGAGTGTCTAAAAATTTCAACTTCTTTGAGACaaatgtatattttttttaattgggTTAGGGGAATGTTATAATTGGTTATTGAAGTCGAGATCCTGTCCCAAACTTGGAATCCCGATATCAGTTGAGTTATAAGTCATTGATAAAAcaagttttgaatatttttgaaTCCTCGGGACCAACCGATTTTAAAACACGCACTTTTTTATAAGAGATAATATGGTGACAAGTTGTTGTGGTCtctgttgtttttttttttttttctagttGAATTGTGTAAGTTGTGTAcgtataaaattttgaattgaaaatatattaaatcttGGATTGAATTTTATAAGCTTTTACGGTTAAAATTCAAATTGTGAAATCAATTCGAAATCTCAAGTTTAAATTTTGTAAGCAAACATACTTAAATCTATATTTgaaaaagatttaaaattttgaatttatatttctAAGTtataacaacttaaaatttaaaaaaaaaaaaaaattggaagtTAAGACGATAATACAATGATAAACTTTCTCAAGATTTTGGTTCAATGAGACAACTAAATTATGAAAACTTGTACTAGTACTTGAAAATTACTGTATTCTCATTCATAGAACggaaaatgttgttttctacaaatGTAGTATTTTAATAGTTCATTGCTTGTAAAAGGCATAGTTTGTAGGATACTCTAAAAAAAGATTATCTATGTATGTGTGAGGAAGGACAACCGCCTCATTGAAACAATTTAGAAGCAAAGATGTGTTTCATGACCAAAACGGAACCAGAAAATACCAAAATGGAATAATAGGAAAATTATCATGTAAATGTTGTTGTTTTTCACACAAACcgccaaaaaaatttaatatatcatGTTCATTTTGTGGCTTATTAAATCCGATTGTATTCTGCTAAGGAAAGTTCATAGCCAAAAGCTACCACTGTAATAATTTTTTGTGTAAACTCTCTTTTCAATAACATGTGTGTATACATTAATTTCATTTATGTGTGAGATTGTTAGAATTTTGTtagtttaattaataaaaattaagtaAGTAAATGAAGTAAAACCTGAAATGATAGAACCGAAGAAAATATCGAGCTCCAAACGTGCATTAGAAACGCTGGAGCGCCCAAAAAAGGGCGCCCCAGCGCCCCAAGAGCTTCCTAGAAATTTCTAAGAAGCAAGGGGAGCGCCGCTCTAGTGCCCCTAAGTCTTCCTAAAATTTTCTGAGCAGAAAGGTGTGCATTGGGGCGGTTATCTCGACAAACTAgttcaaaaaaaaatacatgGATATTCAGTTTCGAGTTTTTTAGATACCTATTTATCTTAATTGTATCTTATGATGGGTTTTTAGTGTTTTATGGACCAAAAAACACCCGTATGAATTGAAAAACTCGTCCCTCcagaataataaaattaaatagagATGCTTAGATAATTTAAATCTAATTTCTAGAAGAGATGATCTGTAATACTATTATCAAAAGTTGGAAATCGTTGTATTTTAGGAGATAATTGTCATATCCCGTATACACCAAATGTTGTGCAAATTTGtcttaatgataaaaaaatctcTCTTGCCTCGACTTAAAATTTTCTAACATTACTTTTGAGTATTGTCATCTTCAAATTATAGATATCGTGAATGCTTTATTGAAGTATCAACACCAACACATGACTATATATAAGAATAAATGTGGATAATTAGATACAGATTTAAGACAATAATGGTATGTTTAGTTAGCTTATTGGATTTATGTGGATAAATAATATcttgattaataaaatattcgagtataatattaaataatatttaataaataatattgatTAATTAGACTTGAGATAATATAACAAATTACAATTTTATGGTAttcaataattaatatatcTAAATAAAAGAAAGATACTACCGATAATAATTTAGTTTTTCATTAATTGTAACAGCagattaataaattttattattaaatatttagtgTTACGGACTCCACCAAATACCACCTAAAATCAACATTCCTCGGGAACTAGGCAAAGATATTTCTGGAAAACCAAATGATATAATTTATGAACTGAAAATGATATCTTCCCGTTGTTAAATTTGGCTGAATCACGCCGAAAAAGAAATGGCTGAATCATGCTAAAACAAAATATAGAGAAGGAAAGGAAAGACTGAATCGTcgctttatttattaatattttaatattacaAAACACGAATTATTCAGAAATAAATATATCTGAAATACAAGACACCACACGCACACAAGGCCACTCTATATCTTCTCAACAATTCCAATCCTCTGCTCTTCTTCCATTTGTAAcaattcagaaaagatatcagTACAAGAATTGATGGCATTCAAGattatttgacataaaaaatactGTCCCAGGAAAAAAAATGCAGCTTTTGGCGTTTCAGGTACCCCGGGTTTTTGTAGCATCAAGAAATGTGAGCAAGAACGAGCTCAGTCCTAAATTTGCTTA from Primulina eburnea isolate SZY01 chromosome 6, ASM2296580v1, whole genome shotgun sequence encodes:
- the LOC140834994 gene encoding glutamine synthetase cytosolic isozyme 1, which codes for MSLLNDLINLNLSEVTEKVIAEYIWIGGSGMDLRSKARTLSGPVSDPSKLPKWNYDGSSTGQAPGEDSEVILYPQAIFPDPFRRGNHILVMCDAYTPAGDPIPTNKRYNAAKVFSNPEVAAEEPWYGIEQEYTLLQKDVKWPYGWPVGGFPGPQGPYYCGIGADKAFGRDIVDAHYKACLYAGINISGINGEVMPGQWEYQVGPAVGISSGDQLWVSRYLLERITEIAGVVVSFDPKPIPGDWNGAGAHTNYSTKSMREDGGYEVIKKAIDKLGLRHKAHIAAYGEGNERRLTGKHETADINTFLWGVANRGASIRVGRDTEKAGKGYFEDRRPASNMDPYVVTSMIAETTILWKA